cattgggacaccgcagtggaagatgccaggccacaattatttctctaaaaaggcgatactcaaactgtaccatgaagtggtgtcatctctggcacacagtgttgggtcaaggatccacctgaccacggatgcctggtctgccaagcacggtcagggcaggtacataacttacacagcccattgggtcaacctggtgactgatggcaagcatggagtacgtggctgtgcagcggaccaacttgtgacacctccacggcttgcaggcaggcctcctgccacctcctctcctcctgctacatcctcttcactttcgtcctcctcctcctccttggatgagtggcagttcaactctactggtgctgcaatctcctctccagctacacagccccatctccacagggcctatgctgcatgccaggtacgacggtgtcacgccatcttagacatgtcttgccttaaagcggagagtgacactggaccagctctcctggctgcttttaacaaacaggtggatcagtggctgaccccgcaccagctggagatcggtaacgtggtgtgtgacaacggcagcaatctcctttccgctttgaatttgggaaagctgacacatgtaccctgcatgacacatgtgctgaatctagtcattcaaagatttgtgtcaaagtacccaggcttagaggacgtcctgaagcaggccaggaagttgtgtgggcatttcaggtggtcttacacgcccATGGCACGCTttacggacattcagcggagaaacaagttgccggtgagacccttgatatgtgatagcctgactagctggaattcgaccctggtcatgttctgtcgcctgctagaacaggagaaagccgtcacccagtacctctacaatttcagtagaaggacacaatctggggagatggggatgttctggcccccgaactgaacactgatgcgaaatgcatgcgggctcatgcggccgtttgaggaggtgaccaatctggtgagtcgcagtgaaggcaccatcagcgacttgaacccgtacacttacttcctggagcgtgccgtgcgtagagtggtggatcaagctgtggaggagcgtgaagaggaacagttacggcaggcacagttgtgggagcaattttcatcagaatcagatgtttcctcaacacctgcggcagcacagaggggggaggaggaggaagagttgtgtggggaagaggagtcagactcgaatggtgaggaaggtgtttctttggaggaggaggaagcagcggcagaagaacaaccgcagcaggcgtcgcagggggcttttgctgctcgacgttcccgtggtattgttcgtggctgagggggaggaggaggacttacctgacatcactgaggaagagcaagaggagatggagagtacgtctagatccaactttgtgcaaatgtcgtctttcatgctgaccagcctgttgagggacccccgtataaaaaaaactcaaggggaatgagctgtactgggtggccacgctactagaccctcggtataggcacaaagtggcagacatggtactaactcaccagaaggcagaaaggatgcagcacatgcagaacaagctggcaactatgctttacaatgcgtttaaggctgatgtcacagcacagcgcAATAAagataccactgccagtaatcctcctcccatgtccacgctggCAAGGACAAGAcattccagcgatctcatggtgatgtcgggcatgcggacattctttagtccaacacctcgccttagcgcttccggaaccaccctccaccaacgcctggactggcaggtagccgactacctggccttaaatgtggatgtagacactgtgagtagcgatgaacccttggactgctgggtgcgcaggcttgacctgtagccagagctgtcccaatttgccatccaacttctgtcttgccctgcctcaagcgtcctgtcagaaaagaccttcagcgcagctggaggcattgtcactgagaagagaagtcgcctaagtcacaaaagtgttcagtacctcacgtctatcaaaatgaatgagacatggatcccggagggctactgcccgcccgaagactaagtcagtccccacacacagcatctctgcctgcacgtcgtgtgactggctgcattgccccaagactaagttgctccccacacagcacctctgcccacaggccgcttgactggcttctccgccaccaccaacagggtccaggactccaggcggattcctgaatttttaattgctagcagaggccgctataataatttttctggtgcatgtacatgcctgactaatttttctggctgcactgcggctgcaacaacaaaaacaaaaggtatgtacatgtgcccattccccttcatgatcattaccttgccccggtgaaggggcttgcgtatcacaatgaagcaatgaccgacggctatatgagtgtctcggggggtggcacactaaagataataaggtcgttgcttcattgtggacagaccaaatttgatcagctggacagtcactgttctgtcattcagctacctcagcctggctaccatatgggctggaaagccgccaacacctgcactctcgtcatggtgcgcaccagtccaacacggccgtcactacacaaacggctgtttgcagtcactgcataccattcactgcatatttgactgcacattgtattatacctggcagtcagtgcatacctttcacttgaatggatggcagtcttgccctccataacagattctcattaaaggtagTTAAGTCTATcaatgtcatatacagcagggcctcaaaagtcctcctgtattgttatttttggtcactaccttgggacgtgcatgccatgcctgctgccttccttggatgtgtggtagccgttcctgctcctttgcccacagcgtgcctgctgccttccttggatgtgtggtggtggtagccgtttcttgggctcccactccggaacggaatcgaaccaggattccctggccattacccgtggccACTGGTCAcctgcaatggcagacttgccctccataaaagattctcattgcaggtactgaacagcaagcagaacaagtatttaaaaaaaatagatgtaagcttcaacaatggtagagaaagaaccatcgaaagttgataaggcagtcagacattacctgacatcactaagtgaggaagagcaatctcgccatggtgcgcaccagtccagcacgaccgtcactacgcaaacagctgtttgcggtgcgttacacagtgagtttggtgtgtcagtgtgaagcagtactctaattacactccctgattgatgtatagacatgcaagatgttttaaaccactttatgcctgcaatttagcattgcaatgtgatttctgcccttcaaacgctgctttgcatcaaatcccccgggacttttgtggTCTATCCCACCTCGCCATGCCCTCCAccaggtgttacaccccttgacacatcttttccatcacttttgtggccagcataaatttttctagttttccaagttcgcctccccattgaagtctattcgcgaaagtttgcgggaggttcgcaaactgaaaattggaggttcgggccatctctactcctctgTAGCTaagctacctcctctgtagttcttttcacaggcagttaattaacagcctgtctttaacttttgaattctggagtttttttaaagattgaagagttaactaaaagacagaagagttaactttaggtttgccttaggtaaaatggcctcaattcactaagcttatctcctgtctttaataatgttactagagctgtcaccatggtgataaggcatgtagtattcaggaaacattttacctcaggcaaacctaaagttaactcttctgtctttaagttaactctccaatccttaaaataactccagagttaaagacgggctgttaattaactgcgtgtgcaaataactacagaggaggtaaattaactacagaggaggtaaattaaggaatgaagagataagataactctctcactgtgtggaggtaagttttctcttgccttattacagcctttttcaacctttttaccatggaggaaccctgcaaataacttttggatctcaaggaacccctgcaaacaattttttgatcttgaggaacccctgcatttattttgcaggaggcacggtatttaaaagtatgtgtggctgtttatttcactccccccattacactgccactccttatactgtctcctgaccctccaatttagtgcttcttgtttcagtaccacctattattgtgtgctctattatacttccaccACAATggtggaaaatgccaaggaacccctgcagagtactcaaggaaccctggggttccagggaaccctggttgagaaagcctgccttattatctccagcatgatcttagtgaattgaggccattgtttcctgaatatgacatgccttatcaccatggtgatcactctagaaacgttattaaagacaggagataagcttagtgaattgaggccaatgtgaaagaaaaataaaactttCAGTATTTTGTGTCCGCTGCAAAGAAAGAGGGTGTGAATTTTTTGAAGAGGATGATTATTTCCATTCCCACTGTAGCTGAGCCACTAGAAGCTTTAAAGGATTATAAACTGTTTAATGGCTACATGAGCTGTCTGATTCATTCATCACATTGCTAGATGTCCCTCTGAGTGAGCCAGATTGACTAAAGGCATCTTCAGGCCAAACCGTTCATGTTCTTCAGCAGCCACCCTGGATTTATTGAACTTCTTGTGGTTTGCAAGTATTAGCAATTTAACTGAATTAGGAGTTTGTAGGATTTTCATAACAGCAGCAAACATTTAGAAAATAAATCCAGGCATTTCTGGATTGTTGATTTAAAAAGGTTGCCATGTTATTCGGACATAGGACTTAATTTTTGCATAATGTCAATAGCATCTATTTGCATCCTAAATTCAGATACAGTAAATGCACAATGTATTATATGCATGTTTTCAAATTGTCTAAGCAAACCTTACATATGAATCAATTCAGAAATGTGACTGCTCCTCATCTGCATTTTTACATTAAGCCTGGTTTCACACTCTGCATGTTACATAacacatggtggcgtagtggttagcactttcgccttgcagcgcagggtccccggtttgacacccagccagggcactatctccactgtgtttgtatgttctgccagtgtctgtgtgggtttcctccaggcactgcggttttctcccacatccagaaaacatacagatacttacttaattggtttccccctaaaattggccctagactacaatacattcaCTACGCAATGCACAGAtagacttatgactatggtaaggattaaattgtgagcctgtctgagggacagttaagtgacaagaccgtATACTCTGCaggagatgttggcgctatagaaatactaaataaataaacTGCAATGGACACTGTGCTCATCGTACCTTATTTGTTAGTTCAAAGGATGCACACAGCGAGTTAGAGTAACACGATCTGATAAAACGCAGTGATATGGAGAGACCCATAGAATAATATGGGcagtgagatgacatgcagaattattttgcaatgCAACACATATAGTGTGAATGCACCTTAACAGCAGTCATTTTTTTATAAAGTGCATAATCAGGAACAGCTGCAGTTACTATGAGACCTATGAAATGGGTGGCTAAGTGGATAGAACAACCGCCTTGCAGTACTAAAGTCCCACAGCTGAATTTCAGACAGGACTCTGCTGTATAAAGTATGCCATTTTCTCTGTTTGTGTGAGATTTCTCTGTGCTTAAGTTTCTTTCCAAAGCCAAAAACATATGGTAAGCTAATTGGCATTTTCCCTAAAAATTGATCCTAGAGTGTTTAGGGAATCTTAGATTGCGAGACCTGGTAACAGCAATGTACATGGAGCACTATTACTTGTAAAgcattgtggaaaatgtcagggtTCATAAACTTCTATAATAGTAATGTGAGGGTGTTTTACTAAAGGAGAAATACGCAGAATAGTATAGTGAAGCTTTTGAACATTTTAACTATATGCGGAAAACTATTTTCTCCACATTTTATTTTGTTAAATTGGTGTTAAGTGGGCGCTAGTATAATAATCTACTTCCAAACCACACCAGCTCAAGTGTCACCTGCAGCAATTGTGACTGCAATTTTCAGTCAGGGATGATTGTACCTAGGCTGTTCACAAATGCAGCAATGCCAGTATTTTGTGTTGGACGCAATGGCAGCGTGTGGGACCAAGCtaatatttgtgtctctagttattttcttcaatttttttttttgaacagtgTGTACTTTTCGTTCAGTACATTGACTAAAGAGCTCCCTAGACTTTCCCTAAGGTTCTTTGAAGGtcacccctcccacacacacaccatgctggatcCTAATAGCACCTCATATAGGTTGAACGGTCTATCTCTTGGCAAAGAACATTACATTCActgaattcttaaaaaaaaaacattttgggaaATATATTGTAATTAAGTTTTGTTGCAAGTTATACATTTCCACTAAAAGCACCCATGTCGTGGGAGGATTTGTCTAGGTTACAggcgtcaaactccagtcctcgaagtccatattcatgccagtgtttaggatggactgagaaatgtgttctacctgatgaaccgcacctttcctgattcagtcctatCATTAATtcttgctgtgccaaaaatgtgtgaggacctcggccattGAGGTCTGGAGTTTAACATCCTTGGTCTAGGTGCATCATtaccttaacccccttggtgttatgattctttccatattttagggtctaaatgcggtgcaatttttttttgcatgctttttagatcctaaaacctggaaaaaaaatcatgctgctaaggAGTTCTGCAACAGCTCAgctctcactcccctccctgggatccagcgctgcagttttccctttgTCCtcggggtggcgctgtaaccctttagtgagattgccagctgtcatcatgatgacagatggcgatctcaccaaggggaagcaaagcctcggaggagaggaagtagaatggcgGCCGATgttgggatcccccgggaggtgagttaaaacgccagctgcgtgcattgctctgcatagacctcctgcCGGCTACCACAAGTTCAGCTTGGGAATACTGCTCCTAGCATGTCTTTCCTACCTcgagctgaactcgtgattaccgctaaggaggttaatggattCAGGTTCCTCTGGGCCACCTGTCTCATAAGCATTATTTGCAGGTATGGACATCTGTCATGCtttcacatcttctgcagcgtacATAACAGCACCACACAAATTTGCACTCACATCTTTCTACATGTCTGACCACATGTGTGTTATACCCTCTCCCACAGCAGAGCAAGTTGCAGCCGTCTGGTCCCTCAGAAGTACGATTACATTCCCTCCCGTGCGTCCCAGAAATTCCCAGCTTCCGATCTTCCACACAGTAGTTTGGGGATCGGTTGGTGTACACAAGATCTTCTTTTCTGATAGGAATTTTCCGATGGTTCTTTTCTTTTCTGCGAACCTTTCGTTTTAGTCGATCTGATATCTGAACGCTGTTCTCATATTTGTCCTTTAGGTAATTGCCAATCTTTTCGAATGAAGACATCGATTTCCAGCATGTCTTCACAGCACAAGATCCAGAGACTCCGTGGCACCGGCAATCCACAGTCATAAGCTTAGCCACAGCCTAATAAAACAGATACAGATCTACAGTCACCAGGTGGAAGGCTATATGAGCAAGCAAGTAAGCAGCACCGAATCAGGAAAAAAGGATGCAGGAGGCCTTATGGGAAAAAACATTGCCACTATAGGTGCCTATTATATAAGCCACGACTTGTGGCAAAGAacagaaatttgggtgcacagCAGCCCCCGCTATCGTGGCTTTTATAATTTCTGCAATATGCAGTAAAGAAGGTAAACTTTGGTGCCCGAAGATGCACGATTAGCGGCATACAAGCTAAAGTTTGGTGCTTGTTTGCAGCTGATCGTGCGTCTCCCAGcaccaaaatgtacttttttttctttcaaattgcTGATCTACAGGCGAGaggggcttaaagggatactgtaggggggtctggggaaaatgagttgaacttacccgggacttctaatggccccccgcaggcatcctgtgcccgtgcagccactcaccgatgcaccggccccgccttcggttcacttctggaattttagactttaaagtcttaaaaccactgcgcctgcgttgccatgtcctcgcttcccctgatgtcaccaggagtgcacggcgcaggcacagaccatactgggcctgcgcagtacgctcctggtgccatcagcgggtgtGAGGACAcgacaatgcaggcgcagtggttttcagagtttaaagtctgaaattccagaagtgaaccagaggcggggccggaacattGGGGAGTggatgcgcgggcacaggatgtctgtgggggaccattagaagccccgggtaacttcaactcattttctcctgaccccccctacagtgtccattTAAGGTTTAGGCAGAGTGGTTTAAGGTTAGGTGCTAGGGgttgttaggcaccactgggggggttcttagggttaggcaccaccaggggcggtaatagggatctgtgtgagagaagggttagTTTTAGCCATAGTATAATATCGGTAAAGTTACCAATACTTTACTATCGGAATTCAGCAGTggagatattctactagcagcattCCCCTGCGCTCTTTTTTTCCAGGCATCTTTTTGCATGTATGTGTTGTTCATTACTGCCACTAACAGATGTAAGCCAAATgcattaagataaaaaaaaagcctCTATATTTCAAGTATACGACAAACTAACAGTCCTGCTTCTTTATAGACATGAAACTCCTTGGTACCATCAAGTTTCCTTATTAATGAAGAATTTGCATTTTAGTCTATGCAAAAAGCACCTCCCCAGCGCATTGGCTGTTATGTTTCTTGTAAATTATAGCTGTGAATGTTACTTTATTGTCAACAGAACTCAATTTGAACTCATTTCCCCTGGGGTGTCTCTGTTGCCACATGTCAGTCTCTGCAAATGTTAGTTTTGGTGTATTTCAAGGAATAATATTCAGCCTAAATTATCAAGTACATTAGAGTCCCTCCTCAATTGCTGAATCCCACTATGTTTGAATGTTGGAGTACATTTCCCCCACGCACGCACAGTTGCACACACACAGTCCCCATATCACATCGGGGCTAGAAGTCACATCTGTTGGTTTACAGTTTATTGTAAGCCGTTTCTTTGAATGTACTAGTTGCAGTTTATATAACACAGACCTCAGTTGATGGTGTGCACCTGGAGAACACACACAGTGCAATATATACACATCACAAcaaaatagatacaatcatttcatTGAATGATATAAACCATTTTAAACAGACTTTGATTGTTCAGGTCACTAAAATAGTTTGTATATGTTCCTGGCATTGCCTTGGTGTTGGGTattgcatgccccattttgcatGTAACACAACACAATCATACTTATAATTAGATTGATTTATATCATATTTATAATTAAAAAGAATTGTAGGTAAGCAGTTCTTTTACATGAATGTATTTCTGATGTGTATTTAGCTGCTGACCTGGAATACATACGCAGCAATCTTGTGAGGCCCTCATACCACATCTGTATAGTATGAGTGAGCAATCTGTTTAATTACATTCTGTCTGTTTAAACCTACTACCATAGTTATTGAGTAGACTGCATCAGTCATTTTCAGTCTCATACTATATGATGTGTAGAGGCTGAATTGAATTACAATCCGTGGCTTAGGAGTGCCCTCGTCCTAAATACACATTGGTAGATTGCCTGGTGTATGGCCAGTGGCCAGCATAAGACAGTCATTTCTTGCATGCAGTGTCTGAGAATGTATTTGGGCTTAGGAAGATAATAGGCGTAGATTAAAGCCGTGCTAATTTTAGATTTTATAATGTTGGATTTAGGATTCTGCTATATGATCACACAATAATGTAGTTTCGTTTCATCTCACCACCTGTTTAGCTTACCAATGGAAAATAATGACTTATCAGGTCAGTGAATAAAATAGAGTTAGACTGGGAAGATACAGCTGTAAATTCCCTAGATATTTAGGCACCAGACTTCAAAGTATCAAGACAGTCGGCACAGAGATACATACCAGTCTACCGGCTTCATTGTTGTGCAAGTGCATTGCGCTAAGAATGTCCGACTCGCTTGCGTTTTTGTAAGGTGCATCAAGGAATTTCCGGCTGAACCACATTCCATACTGAAGATCGTCTGAGCATCCTCCCCAGTGCCATCCTTCTGTGGCCGAGCCA
This DNA window, taken from Hyperolius riggenbachi isolate aHypRig1 chromosome 3, aHypRig1.pri, whole genome shotgun sequence, encodes the following:
- the WNT16 gene encoding protein Wnt-16, encoding MEKGTSFGLCHLCILLMVFMAIFPYSQGNWMWLGVTSFGVPEKLGCSNLPLSARQKDMCKKKPYLLSSIREGARLGIQECRNQFKHERWNCSVSSNIFTSSSSFSLSFLSSSLASANSIFGYELTSGTKETAFISAVTAAGLVHSVTRSCSAGNMTECSCDTSLQNGGSATEGWHWGGCSDDLQYGMWFSRKFLDAPYKNASESDILSAMHLHNNEAGRLAVAKLMTVDCRCHGVSGSCAVKTCWKSMSSFEKIGNYLKDKYENSVQISDRLKRKVRRKEKNHRKIPIRKEDLVYTNRSPNYCVEDRKLGISGTHGRECNRTSEGPDGCNLLCCGRGYNTHVVRHVERCECKFVWCCYVRCRRCESMTDVHTCK